The Roseococcus microcysteis genome contains a region encoding:
- a CDS encoding TetR/AcrR family transcriptional regulator, with product MAGEAEPQRQARGRQRAGRILDAADGLIRRDGQVGLSLQQVAEAAGIPPASLYHYFPTPQALLTGLAQRYIAVFETLAAREMDHGGLTSWSDLCARHAETALGFYHEHPVAMRLFLGPESGWEIRHADLAANRRIGGIYYRKLIRHFAVAESAALEQAMVIAVSISDAIWAMSFARTGEVEPAMAREALRARLAYLRLYVGEYVEKRARPLEPAA from the coding sequence ATGGCGGGCGAGGCGGAACCGCAGCGGCAGGCGCGCGGCAGGCAGCGGGCCGGGCGCATCCTCGATGCCGCCGACGGGCTGATCCGCCGCGATGGGCAGGTGGGCCTCAGCCTCCAGCAGGTCGCGGAGGCGGCGGGCATCCCGCCCGCATCGCTCTACCATTACTTCCCGACGCCCCAGGCGCTGCTGACCGGCCTCGCGCAGCGCTACATCGCGGTCTTCGAGACGCTGGCCGCGCGCGAGATGGACCATGGCGGCCTGACCTCCTGGAGCGACCTCTGCGCGCGGCATGCCGAGACGGCCCTGGGCTTCTACCATGAGCATCCGGTGGCGATGCGCCTCTTCCTCGGCCCCGAGAGCGGCTGGGAGATCCGCCACGCCGACCTTGCCGCCAACCGGCGCATCGGCGGCATCTACTACCGCAAGCTGATCCGTCACTTCGCCGTGGCCGAGAGCGCGGCGCTGGAGCAGGCGATGGTCATCGCCGTCTCCATCTCGGACGCCATCTGGGCGATGTCCTTCGCGCGGACCGGGGAGGTGGAGCCCGCCATGGCGCGCGAGGCGCTTCGCGCGCGGCTGGCCTATCTGCGGCTCTATGTCGGCGAATATGTGGAGAAGCGGGCCAGGCCGCTTGAGCCCGCCGCCTGA
- a CDS encoding Bug family tripartite tricarboxylate transporter substrate binding protein: MLNRRTLGLALAGLPAAPAILRAQSWTPSGPIRIVVPFPAGGTTDILARIFAQRLGDTLGPAVVENRGGGGGSIGADYVAKAPPDGQVLLFHNLTFSTTTAALEIAGRAPHRIETDFAPITLGAAVPMILLANAQVPAQDLTEFVAWAKTQNPPPFYGSTGPGSTMHMISEVLKRDGQFQMEHIPFRGAAPLVQDLLAGRVVFGGDQLSSSLQHIRGGALRPIATLADRRPRVLPEVRTVREQGFPNAELLGWNGFFAPARTPAPVLERLHRELAAAARHESVASRILELGAEPGGNSAQEFGASVHNQIAAVRPLVQALNIQM, encoded by the coding sequence ATGCTCAACCGCCGCACGCTCGGCCTGGCGCTTGCCGGGCTGCCCGCCGCCCCCGCCATCCTGCGCGCCCAGTCCTGGACGCCGAGCGGGCCCATCCGCATCGTCGTGCCCTTTCCGGCGGGCGGCACCACCGACATCCTGGCGCGCATCTTCGCCCAGCGCCTGGGCGACACCCTCGGCCCCGCCGTGGTCGAGAACCGGGGCGGCGGCGGCGGCTCCATCGGCGCCGACTATGTGGCCAAGGCGCCGCCCGACGGCCAGGTGCTGCTGTTCCACAACCTGACCTTCTCCACCACGACCGCCGCGCTGGAAATCGCCGGCCGCGCACCGCACCGCATCGAGACGGATTTCGCGCCCATCACCCTGGGCGCCGCCGTGCCCATGATCCTGCTCGCCAACGCACAGGTGCCGGCGCAGGACCTGACGGAATTCGTCGCCTGGGCGAAGACCCAGAACCCGCCGCCCTTCTACGGCTCCACCGGCCCCGGCAGCACCATGCACATGATCAGCGAGGTGCTGAAGCGCGACGGGCAGTTCCAGATGGAGCACATCCCCTTCCGCGGCGCCGCCCCGCTGGTGCAGGACCTGCTGGCCGGCCGTGTCGTGTTCGGCGGTGACCAGCTTTCCTCCTCGCTCCAGCACATCCGCGGCGGCGCGCTGCGCCCCATCGCCACCCTGGCCGACCGCCGCCCGCGCGTGCTGCCCGAAGTCCGCACCGTGCGCGAACAGGGCTTCCCCAACGCCGAACTCCTCGGCTGGAACGGCTTCTTCGCGCCTGCCCGCACGCCGGCGCCCGTGCTGGAACGCCTTCACCGCGAACTCGCCGCCGCCGCACGACACGAAAGCGTGGCCAGCCGCATCCTGGAACTGGGCGCGGAACCCGGCGGGAACAGCGCCCAGGAATTCGGCGCCTCCGTCCACAACCAGATCGCCGCCGTGCGCCCGCTGGTCCAGGCCCTGAACATCCAGATGTGA
- a CDS encoding NAD(P)/FAD-dependent oxidoreductase, with translation MLHLTAEDQARSWLTRLSVALGAGNAPAVAELFDTNGIWRDLLCFTWSIATFEGRAEIEAMLASCLPQAAPRHLALEPGTARDTEGLVEAWFTLETSQLRARGHLRLREGRCQTLFTTARAIIGHEERAGRRRERGAPPGPARHAETWTERRRRQAEALGRSEQPYCLIIGGSQGGLALAARLRRLDVPTLVLDRLARPGDAWRRRYRSLCLHDPIWANHLPYLPFPDHWPVYIPKDRMADWLDAYAGLMDIDFQGGTVARRARFDEARQGWSVEVEREGVASTLHPRQLVIATGLSGAPAIPRFPGAETFRGVQCHSSAFEGGPGHAGRRAVVIGSNNSAHDICAELWEQGASVTMVQRSSTLVVRAETLFREITSRLFSEDALAAGIGTEQADDIAASRPFAMLTELHRGLYRRIREVDAEFYDSLARAGFMLDFGEDDTGLSLKYLRRASGYYIDVGASGLIARGEVALRSGVEVARLRPEGVELSDGTLLPADLIVHATGYQPMESVIAELISPEVAARVGPVWGLGSGTRRDPGPWVGELRNMWKPTRQPGLWLQAGNLQQVRTYSRILALQIQARMLGLPTPVHDPKALG, from the coding sequence AGGATCAGGCCCGTTCCTGGCTCACGCGCCTCTCCGTGGCGCTTGGCGCGGGGAACGCGCCCGCCGTCGCCGAGCTGTTCGACACCAACGGCATCTGGCGCGACCTGCTCTGCTTCACCTGGTCCATCGCCACCTTCGAGGGCCGGGCGGAGATCGAGGCCATGCTGGCGAGCTGCCTGCCCCAGGCCGCTCCGCGCCACCTGGCCCTCGAGCCCGGCACCGCGCGCGACACGGAGGGCCTGGTCGAGGCCTGGTTCACGCTGGAGACCTCGCAGCTGCGCGCCCGCGGCCATCTGAGGCTGCGCGAGGGGCGCTGCCAGACGCTCTTCACCACGGCCCGCGCCATCATCGGGCATGAGGAACGCGCCGGCCGGCGGCGTGAACGCGGCGCCCCGCCCGGCCCCGCACGGCACGCGGAGACCTGGACGGAGCGGCGCCGGCGGCAGGCCGAGGCGCTCGGCCGCAGCGAACAGCCCTATTGCCTGATCATCGGCGGCAGCCAGGGCGGGCTCGCGCTGGCGGCACGGCTGCGCCGGCTCGACGTGCCGACGCTGGTCCTCGACCGCCTGGCGCGCCCCGGCGATGCCTGGCGGCGGCGCTATCGTTCCCTCTGCCTGCACGACCCCATCTGGGCGAACCACCTGCCCTACCTGCCCTTCCCCGACCACTGGCCGGTCTACATCCCCAAGGACCGGATGGCCGACTGGCTTGATGCCTATGCCGGCCTGATGGACATTGATTTCCAGGGCGGCACCGTCGCGCGGCGCGCGCGCTTCGATGAGGCGCGACAGGGCTGGTCGGTCGAGGTCGAGCGCGAGGGCGTGGCCAGCACTCTGCACCCGCGGCAGCTCGTCATCGCGACCGGCCTGTCCGGCGCGCCGGCGATCCCGCGCTTTCCCGGCGCCGAGACCTTCCGTGGCGTGCAATGCCATTCGAGCGCCTTCGAGGGCGGCCCGGGCCATGCCGGCCGGCGCGCCGTCGTGATCGGCTCGAACAACTCCGCGCACGACATCTGCGCCGAGCTCTGGGAACAGGGCGCCTCCGTCACGATGGTCCAGCGCTCCTCCACCCTCGTCGTGCGCGCCGAGACGCTGTTCCGCGAGATCACGAGCCGGCTGTTCTCGGAAGACGCGCTGGCCGCGGGCATCGGCACCGAGCAGGCCGACGACATCGCGGCCTCCCGCCCCTTCGCCATGCTGACGGAGCTGCACCGCGGCCTCTACCGCCGCATCCGCGAGGTGGATGCCGAGTTCTACGACAGCCTCGCGCGCGCGGGCTTCATGCTCGATTTCGGAGAGGACGACACCGGCCTTTCGCTCAAGTATCTCCGCCGCGCCTCGGGCTATTACATTGATGTGGGCGCCTCGGGCCTCATCGCGCGCGGGGAGGTGGCGCTGCGCAGCGGCGTGGAGGTGGCGCGGCTGCGGCCGGAGGGCGTGGAGCTTTCCGACGGGACGCTGCTGCCCGCCGACCTCATCGTCCATGCCACCGGCTACCAGCCGATGGAAAGCGTGATCGCGGAGCTGATCTCGCCGGAAGTCGCGGCGCGCGTGGGGCCTGTCTGGGGCCTTGGCTCCGGGACGCGGCGCGACCCCGGCCCCTGGGTGGGCGAGCTTCGCAACATGTGGAAGCCGACGCGCCAGCCCGGCCTCTGGCTGCAGGCCGGCAACCTGCAGCAGGTCCGCACCTATTCGCGCATCCTCGCGCTGCAGATCCAGGCGCGGATGCTGGGCCTGCCGACGCCGGTCCACGACCCCAAGGCGCTCGGCTGA
- a CDS encoding histone deacetylase family protein, translated as MLVLHSPLQARHHSRQFLRHGRFVATRDVPARADNILAALRADGHVIREAPDHGPAPVAAIHTPEYLDFLATAWPEWQRIEGAAEEVMPYVFPVRGMDHAYPTSVAGRAGWHAQDLWAPIGEHSCAVAMASANLAVEAAAQVLAGAPMAYALCRPSGHHAFADMAGGNCYLNNAAIAAQYLRRGHARVALVDVDVHHGNGTQAIFYARDDVFFASLHRDPVDYHPFFCGHAQERGTGAGMGCNLNLPLPAGLGDGAVLAALETACTRITAHGATALVVSLGVDGHEEDPTQGLAITHDGFGRIGARLAALDLPTVIVQEGGYNIGTIARCVSTALAGFEGRRAGA; from the coding sequence GTGCTCGTCCTTCATTCGCCGCTCCAGGCGCGGCACCACTCCCGCCAGTTCCTGCGCCATGGCCGCTTCGTCGCGACGCGCGACGTGCCGGCGCGCGCGGACAACATCCTCGCCGCGCTGCGCGCCGACGGCCACGTGATCCGCGAGGCGCCGGACCATGGCCCCGCCCCGGTCGCCGCGATCCACACCCCGGAATACCTCGACTTCCTCGCCACCGCCTGGCCCGAGTGGCAGCGCATCGAGGGCGCGGCGGAGGAGGTCATGCCCTATGTCTTCCCGGTGCGCGGCATGGACCACGCCTACCCGACCTCGGTCGCCGGGCGCGCGGGCTGGCACGCGCAGGATCTCTGGGCGCCGATCGGCGAGCACAGCTGCGCCGTGGCCATGGCCTCGGCCAATTTGGCGGTGGAGGCGGCCGCGCAGGTGCTGGCCGGCGCGCCCATGGCCTATGCGCTGTGCCGGCCCTCGGGCCACCACGCCTTCGCCGACATGGCGGGAGGCAACTGCTACCTGAACAATGCCGCGATCGCGGCCCAATACCTCCGCCGCGGCCATGCCCGCGTCGCGCTGGTGGATGTGGATGTCCACCACGGCAACGGCACGCAGGCCATCTTCTATGCGCGCGACGACGTGTTCTTCGCCTCCCTCCACCGCGACCCGGTGGACTACCACCCCTTCTTCTGCGGCCACGCGCAGGAACGCGGGACGGGCGCGGGGATGGGGTGCAACCTCAACCTGCCGCTGCCCGCGGGCTTGGGCGATGGGGCGGTGCTGGCCGCGCTCGAGACCGCCTGCACGCGCATCACCGCCCATGGCGCGACGGCGCTGGTGGTCTCGCTCGGCGTGGATGGGCATGAGGAGGACCCGACGCAGGGCCTCGCCATCACCCATGACGGTTTCGGGCGCATCGGCGCGCGGCTCGCCGCCCTCGACCTGCCCACGGTGATCGTGCAGGAGGGCGGCTACAACATCGGCACCATCGCCCGCTGCGTGAGCACCGCCCTCGCCGGCTTCGAGGGCCGGAGGGCGGGCGCATGA
- a CDS encoding aminotransferase class IV codes for MTPEEELAPIRGVAYMDGRFVPLAEAAIPVVDRGFVRSDVTYDALHAWKGRIFRLDDHIARFEASMRGLRMSLPHSGADIAAILKECVRRSGFRDAFIMVICSRGVPPPGTRDPRLCRNRLYAWAQPFMNIAEPRQQAEGFRMILARTQRIPSESLDQRIKNFHWLDLTMGLFEAYERDATVAILPAADGTITEGPGFNIFIVKDGVLATPARGMFEGITRRTVTEIAADLQLRCEIRAVRAEEVLAADEIFTSTTAGGINAVTWYEGRPVGDGRLGPITRRIHDLYWRRHEDPALNTPVGFAD; via the coding sequence ATGACGCCCGAGGAGGAACTCGCCCCGATCCGGGGCGTCGCCTATATGGATGGCCGCTTCGTCCCTCTGGCCGAGGCCGCGATCCCGGTGGTGGACCGCGGCTTCGTGCGCTCGGACGTGACCTATGATGCGCTGCATGCCTGGAAGGGCCGCATCTTCCGCCTCGATGACCACATCGCGCGTTTCGAGGCCTCGATGCGCGGCCTGCGCATGTCCCTGCCGCACAGCGGGGCGGACATCGCCGCCATCCTGAAGGAATGCGTGCGCCGCAGCGGCTTCCGCGACGCCTTCATCATGGTGATCTGCTCGCGCGGGGTGCCCCCGCCCGGCACGCGCGACCCGCGGCTGTGCCGCAACCGCCTCTATGCCTGGGCGCAGCCCTTCATGAACATCGCCGAGCCCCGCCAGCAGGCCGAGGGCTTCCGCATGATCCTGGCGCGGACGCAGCGCATCCCCTCCGAATCCCTCGATCAGCGGATCAAGAACTTCCACTGGCTCGACCTGACGATGGGGCTGTTCGAGGCCTATGAGCGCGACGCCACCGTCGCGATCCTGCCCGCCGCCGACGGCACCATCACCGAAGGCCCGGGCTTCAACATCTTCATCGTGAAGGATGGCGTGCTGGCGACGCCGGCGCGGGGGATGTTCGAGGGCATCACGCGCCGCACCGTCACCGAGATCGCCGCCGACCTCCAGCTGCGCTGCGAAATCCGCGCCGTGCGCGCGGAGGAGGTGCTGGCGGCGGACGAGATTTTCACCAGCACCACCGCGGGCGGGATCAACGCGGTGACCTGGTATGAGGGCCGCCCCGTGGGCGATGGCCGCCTCGGGCCGATCACGCGCCGCATCCATGACCTGTACTGGCGGCGCCATGAGGACCCGGCGCTGAACACGCCCGTCGGCTTCGCGGACTGA